From the Caballeronia sp. NK8 genome, one window contains:
- a CDS encoding alpha/beta hydrolase, whose amino-acid sequence MPLNPKIAQILEMVARANRPPYHTLTPQQARAAYAMSAQILDIAPLPMHNIEDLRVPTRDGASIGVRAYYPVEPSWAEPSAALLYLHGGGFTVGSVATHDALCRKLAHDAGCAVVSVDYRLAPEHRFPVAVNDAFDALQWLAREAPTLGIDPARLAIGGDSAGGTLAIVCAVLARDAGIDLRLQLLIYPGTSAWQKSASHARLAEGYLLSGETIQWFFAQYLRDDRDRDDWRFAPLDAAGGVPEFKGVAPAWIAAADHDPLYDEDIAFAARLEEAGVPVTLTRYEGMIHEFFKMGGFVPEVAEAHAEAVSALRAAFERV is encoded by the coding sequence ATGCCGCTCAATCCGAAGATCGCGCAAATCCTGGAGATGGTCGCGCGCGCCAATCGACCGCCGTATCACACGCTCACGCCGCAGCAGGCGCGCGCCGCCTACGCGATGAGCGCGCAAATTCTCGATATCGCGCCGCTGCCGATGCACAACATCGAAGACCTGCGTGTGCCGACGCGCGATGGCGCAAGCATCGGCGTGCGCGCGTATTACCCGGTCGAACCGAGCTGGGCCGAGCCTTCAGCGGCGCTGCTGTATCTGCATGGCGGCGGCTTCACGGTCGGCAGCGTGGCGACGCATGACGCGCTGTGCCGCAAGCTCGCGCACGACGCGGGCTGCGCGGTGGTATCGGTGGACTATCGGCTGGCGCCCGAGCACCGGTTTCCCGTCGCGGTGAACGACGCATTCGACGCGCTGCAATGGCTCGCGCGCGAAGCGCCGACGCTCGGCATCGATCCGGCGCGGCTCGCGATCGGCGGCGACAGCGCGGGCGGCACGCTTGCGATCGTGTGCGCGGTGCTCGCGCGCGACGCGGGCATCGACTTGCGGCTGCAACTGCTGATCTATCCGGGCACGAGCGCGTGGCAGAAGAGCGCATCGCATGCGCGGCTCGCGGAAGGATATTTGCTGTCGGGCGAAACGATCCAGTGGTTCTTCGCGCAATATCTGCGCGATGACCGCGACCGCGACGACTGGCGCTTCGCACCGCTCGACGCAGCGGGCGGCGTGCCCGAGTTCAAGGGCGTCGCGCCGGCGTGGATCGCGGCGGCGGATCACGATCCGCTCTATGACGAGGACATCGCGTTCGCCGCCCGGCTGGAAGAAGCGGGCGTGCCGGTCACGCTCACGCGCTACGAAGGCATGATTCACGAGTTCTTCAAGATGGGCGGCTTCGTGCCGGAAGTCGCCGAGGCGCATGCGGAAGCCGTGAGCGCGCTGCGCGCAGCCTTCGAACGGGTGTAG
- a CDS encoding NRDE family protein, with protein MCLIVFDWQPTASHDDGRALLTLSANRDEFFRRDAEPMHWWTDAPGVLAGRDLTGGGTWLGVSRDGRFAALTNYRAPDDMKPNAPTRGTLVSAFLAGERIAPLDYLRGVAQEGHRYNGFNLLCGDFTRRELGWYGNRADAPPALLDAGVHGLSNSLLNTPWPKLVAQREALCDLIHADERPSLDVLIETLRDPRIANDEHLPSTGISIERERVLSAAFIETPEYGTRSTTALRVSPSARGLSLDIKERSDDDGSHRIVRPGAFERAFAFGIA; from the coding sequence ATGTGTCTGATCGTCTTCGACTGGCAGCCCACGGCTTCGCACGACGATGGCCGCGCCTTGCTGACGCTCTCGGCCAACCGCGACGAATTCTTTCGCCGCGATGCCGAGCCGATGCACTGGTGGACGGATGCCCCCGGCGTGCTCGCCGGCCGCGATCTGACGGGCGGCGGAACCTGGCTCGGCGTCTCGCGCGATGGCCGCTTCGCCGCGCTGACGAACTATCGCGCGCCGGATGACATGAAGCCGAACGCACCGACGCGCGGCACGCTCGTGAGCGCGTTTCTCGCGGGCGAGCGCATCGCGCCGCTCGACTATCTGCGCGGCGTGGCGCAAGAAGGACATCGCTATAACGGCTTCAATCTGCTTTGCGGAGACTTCACGCGCCGCGAACTCGGCTGGTACGGCAATCGCGCCGACGCGCCGCCCGCGCTGCTGGACGCAGGCGTGCACGGTCTATCCAACAGTCTCTTGAACACGCCGTGGCCGAAGCTCGTCGCGCAGCGCGAGGCGTTGTGCGATCTGATTCATGCCGATGAGCGTCCGTCGCTCGATGTGCTCATCGAGACCTTGCGCGATCCGCGCATCGCAAACGACGAGCATCTGCCGTCGACAGGGATTTCGATCGAGCGTGAGCGCGTGCTGTCGGCGGCGTTCATCGAAACGCCGGAGTATGGGACGCGCAGCACGACGGCGCTGCGCGTGAGTCCGTCGGCGCGAGGGTTGTCGTTGGACATCAAGGAGCGCAGCGACGATGACGGTTCGCATCGCATCGTGCGGCCGGGAGCGTTCGAGCGGGCGTTTGCGTTCGGGATTGCGTGA
- a CDS encoding folate-binding protein YgfZ, translated as MNSQTTALAASDYESVKTAGAYMPLTQFGVIDVRGEDAASFLHNQVTNDVQHLDASTARLAGYCSPKGRLLGSFLMWRTADAVRLLIARDVQAAVQKRLSMFVLRSKAKLTDATPEVAAVGFAGDVRAALSGIFDALPDGVHVKVEGPHGSLIRVPDAAHRPRFLWVGPKADVEAQLAKLDEKLQRAPETMWDWLDIHAGEPRITHATVEQFVPQMVNFDVLGAVNFRKGCYPGQEIVARSQYRGTIKRRTALAHVGNHIDTAVPGAELFHSDDPGQPCGLVVNVAPAENGGVDCLVEIKLAALDNGTVHVGSAEGPTLTFVPLPYAFPVDA; from the coding sequence ATGAATTCCCAGACCACAGCTCTCGCCGCCTCCGATTACGAATCCGTCAAGACCGCCGGCGCCTACATGCCGCTTACACAGTTCGGCGTGATCGACGTCAGGGGCGAGGACGCCGCCTCTTTCCTGCATAACCAGGTCACGAACGATGTCCAGCATCTCGATGCCTCCACCGCGCGCCTCGCGGGCTACTGCTCGCCGAAGGGCCGCCTGCTCGGCTCGTTCCTGATGTGGCGCACGGCGGACGCGGTGCGCCTCTTGATCGCGCGGGACGTGCAGGCCGCCGTGCAGAAACGCCTGTCGATGTTCGTGCTGCGCTCGAAGGCGAAACTCACCGACGCGACGCCCGAAGTGGCGGCGGTCGGCTTCGCCGGCGATGTGCGCGCAGCGCTTTCCGGCATCTTCGATGCGCTTCCCGACGGCGTGCACGTCAAGGTGGAAGGTCCGCATGGCTCGCTGATCCGCGTGCCGGACGCGGCGCATCGTCCGCGCTTTCTGTGGGTCGGCCCGAAAGCCGACGTCGAGGCGCAACTCGCGAAACTCGATGAAAAACTGCAACGCGCCCCCGAAACGATGTGGGACTGGCTCGATATCCACGCGGGCGAGCCGCGCATCACGCACGCGACGGTCGAGCAGTTCGTCCCGCAGATGGTGAACTTCGACGTGCTCGGCGCGGTGAACTTCAGGAAGGGCTGCTATCCGGGACAGGAGATCGTCGCGCGCAGTCAGTATCGCGGCACGATCAAGCGGCGCACGGCGCTCGCGCACGTCGGCAATCACATCGATACAGCCGTGCCCGGCGCCGAGCTCTTTCATTCCGACGATCCCGGCCAGCCGTGCGGACTCGTCGTCAACGTGGCGCCCGCGGAGAACGGCGGCGTCGACTGTCTGGTCGAGATCAAGCTCGCCGCGCTCGACAACGGCACGGTGCACGTCGGTTCCGCCGAGGGCCCGACGCTCACCTTCGTGCCGCTGCCCTATGCGTTTCCCGTCGATGCCTGA